The nucleotide window AAAGAATCGACAGTGCCGAAAGATGATGTTCTTTGATAATCAGGATAAAATAAACGGTAAGCAGGGCCAGGAAACCGGGAATTTCCCGCACCGACTGGATAATCCCCACCTGGGCGCCATTCAGACCGACGGTTTCCACCGCGAAGTTGTTGAACAAGGTCCGCCAGGCCTGCAACCCCACCGCCGAAGCAATGGTCAAAACGATCAGGTAACGGTACATGGGCTTGGCAGAGACAGTTTTCATCTCATCCCATTTTTACCGGAAACCGGTACGGCACGGATCCCCGATCGCGACGACAGGACAATACCCAAAACAACAAAAGCAATTCCGACCATGTGATAAGGATACAGTTTTTCATGGAGAAAGATAACCGCCAGGATAGCGCTGAATACCGGCAGGCAATGGATAAAAAGTCCGGCTTTATTCGCCCCGATTTGCACAACCCCGTGATTCCAGGCAATGAAGGCAATGACGGAAGCAAAAAGCGCCACGTAAAGGATGGCAGTGATATTGATTTTATTGAGGGGAAAACCGCCGACAGTAGCAAGTTCATGAAGGTAAAAAGGCAGGAGCATCAACACCCCCAGCAAGGAGATGATAACCAGAAAATCAAGCGGGGGAATTTCCCGGGGGCGCCGGTGATAAAAGGCGGTATAGAGCGACCAGAAAAAAGCCGCGGTTAAAACCAGCAGGTCACCGACGGAAAAATCAAGGGCCAGGATATGTGCCAACTTACCGTGGGCGATGACCACCAGGGCTCCCAACATGGATACGGCTGTGCTCAGCGCCTGCCGGCCGGTCAATGGGGTTTTGAAAAAAACATAGGAAATCGCCGGCACCTGCAAGGGAACCGTAGAAATCATCAGGGCGGCATTAATGGCGGTGGTTGAATGCAGGGCGGTATAAATCAGGCTGTTGAACCCGGCCACTCCGGTCGCTGCCAGCATGATGGTCAAAGGCAGATGCCGGCGGACAATCCGCCGATATTGCCACACTTTGAAACCGCTTAATGGCAGCAGAAAAACCAGCGCTATGGTCCAGCGCCAGAAATTGAAAGCCAGGGGGGGAATATCATTATTAAGCGCCCGACCAACAACGAAATTAGCACCCCAGCATAAGGCCGCCAGGATAAGGCATAAAAATGGAAAAAGTTTTTTCAAAATGTTTCGCCTGCTTGTCGCACTGGTTTGCACCTTTGTTTCGCTTACGCCCTGAGCGACAGCGAGGAAGTGCCCTTGGGGTGCTTCGCACGGGGACAGAATTAAATTCTGTCCTCACATCGAGACAATTTGGAAGTACCAGAATATTTACAATTTATTCGCCTGTGGTCAGCTCGACAAAATAACCGCCAT belongs to Pseudomonadota bacterium and includes:
- a CDS encoding DMT family transporter, whose amino-acid sequence is MKKLFPFLCLILAALCWGANFVVGRALNNDIPPLAFNFWRWTIALVFLLPLSGFKVWQYRRIVRRHLPLTIMLAATGVAGFNSLIYTALHSTTAINAALMISTVPLQVPAISYVFFKTPLTGRQALSTAVSMLGALVVIAHGKLAHILALDFSVGDLLVLTAAFFWSLYTAFYHRRPREIPPLDFLVIISLLGVLMLLPFYLHELATVGGFPLNKINITAILYVALFASVIAFIAWNHGVVQIGANKAGLFIHCLPVFSAILAVIFLHEKLYPYHMVGIAFVVLGIVLSSRSGIRAVPVSGKNGMR